CCGTGAGCTCTTTGGGCTCGAAGGCGAACTCGCGCGCGCGCACTTCGACGACCTGGGAGGGGGCGGCGGCGACCTGCGATGGGCTACGTGCAGGAAGGGAAGCCGCCAGGGCGACACTCAGGGCCAGGCCCGCCCCAACGGCGCGACCGCCTCGAGTCATCACCTCACCGTGAGGGGATGGCCGATCACCGCGTTGAACAGGTAGCCCTGTTCGTTGAAGGGGACGATGGCCGGCTGGGTGTTGCCGCGCTCGTCCGTGGCCCGCACCCGCAGGCTGTAGGTCCCCGGCCGGGCCTCCCAGACGAAGTCCCAGCGGGCCCAGGCCCGGGCGATGTTGGGCTCGCGTAGCTGGGCCTGGTGCCACGTGATGCCGCGGTCGAGGCTGTACTCCACCCGGGCGATGCGTCCCACGGGCGACCAGGAGCGTCCGCGGACGAGACGCCGCCCCGCCGCGACCTCTCCCTCCCAGGGGAGCTCGAAGGCGCTCTTCAGGTTCTGCAGCGTGAGAATGGGGCCGCGAGCCGGGGGCTGGGGCTGGTAGTCCGGGCCGATCATGACGTAGCTGTCCGTGTTCCAGGCGGAGTAGAGCGGTTGCTCGGAAACCTCGATGCGCCCCACCCACTTGATGTTCGCGATCCCGATCCAGCCGGGCACGAGGACGCGCACCGGGAACCCGTGGTCGGGGGGCAGGGGCTGGCCGTTCATCGCGTAGACCAGCAGCGTGTCCTCCTCGAGCGCCTTGGCGATGGACATCGGCCGCCGCACCCGCAGCTCGTCGAGGCCCTCCGGCATCACGTCCCGGGCGGTGCGCTTCAGGCCGGCCCGGTCCAGGACCTCGCGCAGCGGCACCCCGGTCCACTCCGCCACGCCGACGGCCCCGAGGCGCCACTGCGTCCCGGAGGCCCGCCGGCCGTACGTGGCCTCGAAGAAGCTGCGCCCGTTGCCCGCGCACTCGATGTAGCGGATGACCGAGACCGCCGGCATGGCCAGGATGTCGTCATAGGTGAGCTCGAGCGGGCGGGCGACACCCGAGCCTTCCACCCTGAGGCGCCACGTGGCCACGTCGATGCGCGGCGTGCGGGTGTGGTTGCGGATGAAGAACAGCTCGTTGGGGACGAGGTAGCCGCGGCCGTAGAGGTTCTCCCAGCGCATCTCCTTGTTGCTGCCGAAGTCGTAGAACCACTCCGGCGGGGTGGGCTTCACGACCAGCTCAGCCGGAGCGGGGGCGGCACGGGTCCGTCCCCGCCCGCCGGCCACGCCGGCGAGGGCGGTCGCGGCCGTGCCGGCGGCCAGCACCTGCAGCAGCCGGCGGCGGGAGATGCCGCGCTGTCGGCTCTCCTGCCACACCCGCTCCTCCCGCCGGGCCTGCAGGTAGAGACCTTCTTCACGGAGATCCTGGTCGTCCATGGTCACGCCTCCAGTGCTTCCCGGACGCTCACGGTCGGAGTGAGACAGACTCCCGAGGTGGCCTTTTCCCCGTCCCGCGGCCGTCCTCCTGGCGAGACGCTCGCGCAACCGCTCCCGGCGACCGGTAGCCCTCGCGCCCACGGTGCCGCGGGAAGACCGGGAAGTGCCCTCAAGGACGCACCCCTACGCGGCGGAGCACCGCCTGGGCCGCCATTCGGCCCGTCTCGGCCCCGCCGTTCATGAATCCCTGGAAGTCCAGGCTGCAGTGCTCGCCTGCGAAGAAGAGGTTCCCGACGGGGAGGCGCTCGGCGCCCCGCACGCTCGTCCACTGCCCGGGCTTCCAGCAGGCGTAGGAGCCCTTCGTGAAGGGGTAGG
The window above is part of the Armatimonadota bacterium genome. Proteins encoded here:
- a CDS encoding sulfite oxidase; this encodes MDDQDLREEGLYLQARREERVWQESRQRGISRRRLLQVLAAGTAATALAGVAGGRGRTRAAPAPAELVVKPTPPEWFYDFGSNKEMRWENLYGRGYLVPNELFFIRNHTRTPRIDVATWRLRVEGSGVARPLELTYDDILAMPAVSVIRYIECAGNGRSFFEATYGRRASGTQWRLGAVGVAEWTGVPLREVLDRAGLKRTARDVMPEGLDELRVRRPMSIAKALEEDTLLVYAMNGQPLPPDHGFPVRVLVPGWIGIANIKWVGRIEVSEQPLYSAWNTDSYVMIGPDYQPQPPARGPILTLQNLKSAFELPWEGEVAAGRRLVRGRSWSPVGRIARVEYSLDRGITWHQAQLREPNIARAWARWDFVWEARPGTYSLRVRATDERGNTQPAIVPFNEQGYLFNAVIGHPLTVR